The proteins below come from a single Triticum aestivum cultivar Chinese Spring chromosome 5D, IWGSC CS RefSeq v2.1, whole genome shotgun sequence genomic window:
- the LOC123125778 gene encoding PRA1 family protein E, producing MSSSTASWSRYGAVPAPPPPPRPDANGDFEAAPSSSSSPASPPAATAAEAGVAFFSRAGASAAAAAAVGRPRAWREVLDHTAFSRPETCGEARARARRNLAYFRANYALAALVLVFLGLVYRPRSMLAFLALFVAWLALYFGRGGDAGPLVCLGRDVDDRVVLAVLSAATVLAVALTRAGLNLLVSLVLASALIGVHAAFRMNVYLDERDAFDADAAVSSFMGSTYGYSTLPK from the coding sequence ATGTCCTCCTCCACGGCCTCCTGGTCGCGCTACGGCGCCGTCccggccccgcccccgccgccgcggcccgacgCGAACGGCGACTTCGAGgcggcgccctcctcctcctcctcccccgcctccccGCCGGCGGCGACCGCGGCGGAGGCGGGGGTGGCCTTCTTCTCGCGCGCGGGGGCCAGCGCCGCGGCCGCCGCGGCCGTGGGCCGGCCGCGCGCCTGGCGGGAGGTGCTGGACCACACGGCCTTCTCCCGCCCGGAGACCTGCGGCGAGGCGCGCGCCCGGGCGCGCCGCAACCTCGCCTACTTCCGCGCCAACTACGCGCTCGCGGcgctcgtcctcgtcttcctcgGCCTCGTCTACCGCCCGCGCTCCATGCTCGCCTTCCTCGCCCTCTTCGTCGCCTGGCTCGCCCTCTACTTCGGCCGCGGCGGGGACGCGGGGCCGCTCGTCTGCCTCGGCCGCGACGTCGACGACCGCGTCGTGCTCGccgtcctctccgccgccaccgtGCTCGCCGTCGCGCTCACCCGCGCCGGCCTCAACCTGCTCGTCTCCCTCGTCCTCGCCTCCGCCCTCATCGGCGTGCACGCCGCCTTCCGCATGAACGTCTACCTGGACGAGAGGGACGCCttcgacgccgacgccgccgtctcGTCATTCATGGGGAGCACCTACGGCTACAGCACGCTCCCAAAATGA